A section of the Pseudanabaena mucicola str. Chao 1806 genome encodes:
- a CDS encoding indolepyruvate ferredoxin oxidoreductase subunit alpha, whose amino-acid sequence MAYTIASNICEGVADCVPVCPVACIEQGQGANNKGTIWFKIDASICIDCGVCLEVCPIQGAILPEERPELVI is encoded by the coding sequence ATGGCTTATACGATCGCATCAAATATATGTGAAGGTGTAGCAGATTGCGTACCAGTCTGTCCCGTAGCTTGTATCGAACAGGGACAGGGCGCAAATAATAAAGGCACAATTTGGTTTAAGATTGATGCCTCAATCTGTATCGACTGTGGGGTTTGCCTAGAGGTATGTCCCATCCAAGGAGCAATCTTGCCCGAAGAGAGACCCGAATTAGTGATCTAG
- a CDS encoding IS256 family transposase: MNIRKELLDELLQECKTPPDLFGEGGILKQLTTALVERALEAELSMHLGYKKHESRPEGQSNSRNGYSQKKVQGDFGIAEIAVPRDRNGEFEPHLVKKGQSRLSGLDEKIIALYARGMSVRDIQSQLQEMYGVEVSPALISNVTDAVIDEVKQWQNRPLDAVYPIVFLDCLVIKVRDNGRVINKSLYFALAVNMDGYKELLGMWISPNEGAKFWLSVLTEIRNRGVKDILIACVDGLTGFPNAIETVFPKTQVQLCIVHMVRNSVAFVPWQQRKQVCADLKAIYAATTESEAEFNLELFAEKWDKLYPSISKSWRSHWANIIPFFAFPLEIRKAIYTTNAIESMNSSLRKVIKSQQIFPTDEAAFKLVYLAMRNISKKWTMPIRDWKPALNRFAILFEDRLHL, translated from the coding sequence ATGAATATCCGCAAAGAATTGCTAGACGAATTGCTGCAAGAATGTAAAACACCACCCGACCTATTCGGAGAAGGAGGAATTCTGAAACAACTAACCACCGCATTAGTGGAACGAGCATTAGAAGCAGAATTATCAATGCATCTAGGGTACAAGAAGCACGAATCCAGACCAGAAGGACAAAGCAACAGTCGTAACGGCTATAGCCAGAAAAAAGTCCAAGGCGACTTTGGCATAGCCGAAATTGCAGTACCACGCGATCGCAACGGAGAGTTTGAACCCCATCTGGTGAAGAAAGGACAAAGCCGCTTGTCAGGACTAGACGAGAAGATCATTGCCCTATATGCCAGAGGGATGAGTGTCAGGGATATCCAGTCCCAGTTGCAAGAAATGTATGGTGTCGAGGTATCACCAGCCCTCATTTCCAATGTTACCGATGCCGTAATTGATGAGGTGAAACAATGGCAAAACCGTCCCCTTGATGCGGTTTATCCAATTGTATTTCTGGACTGTCTAGTCATCAAAGTGCGAGACAATGGCAGGGTGATTAACAAGTCCCTGTACTTTGCCTTGGCGGTGAATATGGACGGATACAAGGAATTATTGGGTATGTGGATTTCACCGAATGAGGGTGCAAAATTCTGGTTATCGGTACTCACCGAAATTCGTAACCGTGGGGTCAAAGATATTTTGATTGCTTGCGTTGACGGTTTGACTGGTTTTCCCAATGCTATCGAAACGGTATTTCCTAAAACGCAGGTGCAGTTGTGCATTGTCCACATGGTCAGAAACTCGGTTGCTTTTGTACCTTGGCAACAGCGTAAGCAGGTTTGTGCCGACCTCAAGGCGATTTATGCGGCGACGACGGAATCGGAGGCGGAGTTTAACCTTGAACTCTTTGCTGAAAAATGGGACAAACTATATCCCTCGATCTCCAAATCTTGGCGCAGTCATTGGGCGAACATTATCCCCTTCTTTGCGTTTCCTCTTGAGATTCGCAAAGCAATTTATACGACTAATGCGATTGAGTCGATGAATAGCAGTTTGCGGAAGGTGATTAAATCTCAACAGATTTTTCCGACCGATGAGGCTGCTTTCAAGCTAGTTTACTTGGCTATGCGGAATATTTCTAAGAAATGGACTATGCCCATTCGCGATTGGAAACCTGCTCTCAATCGCTTTGCGATCCTCTTCGAGGATCGGCTCCATCTCTAG
- a CDS encoding pentapeptide repeat-containing protein yields the protein MATIATFAAITAMYFEQDELVYISLGIISVIILPILLPPLLTTIANSPLGKHWDLTISSLIGSSAMLIAAHVTQFDAAFSRWFDSLKWEALGAVGQILIAILAVWVAWRQNQISEELTGQQNVITQQQTIDAYFQGISDLVLDPQGQLEDWPLERAIAQARTAALLGGCDADGRAKIVRFLSSANLLTPLKRDGLLGRPILDGTGGYVVDLANGVRVVNLGMMLAGRDICNTDVRNADLSGANLIKTNFNNCDLTGANFGGAILVKANLRGTDLSRVKMFYGKLETATPRDRLHAPNFETGEYTGAVVEDADFSKAIDLSEETRQYLCAWCGKKSRKTIPGGCEDVPNRLGR from the coding sequence ATGGCTACGATTGCAACATTTGCAGCGATCACCGCCATGTATTTCGAGCAGGATGAACTGGTGTATATCAGTCTTGGCATCATTTCTGTGATCATTTTGCCAATTCTCTTACCGCCATTACTAACCACGATCGCAAATTCGCCCTTGGGAAAACATTGGGATCTAACTATATCTAGTCTCATCGGTAGTAGTGCTATGCTAATTGCTGCCCATGTCACCCAATTTGATGCCGCATTTAGTCGATGGTTTGACAGCCTCAAATGGGAAGCTTTAGGAGCTGTTGGACAAATTTTAATTGCGATTTTGGCAGTGTGGGTGGCATGGCGACAAAATCAAATCTCCGAAGAACTCACAGGTCAGCAAAATGTCATTACCCAACAGCAAACCATTGATGCATATTTTCAAGGTATTTCTGATCTAGTTCTCGACCCGCAAGGACAATTGGAGGACTGGCCGTTAGAAAGAGCGATCGCTCAAGCAAGAACAGCCGCATTACTCGGGGGTTGTGATGCTGATGGACGCGCCAAAATTGTCCGATTTCTATCTAGTGCCAACTTACTCACCCCCCTCAAACGGGATGGATTGCTAGGTCGTCCGATTCTAGATGGAACTGGTGGCTATGTAGTTGATCTAGCTAATGGGGTGCGCGTAGTCAATTTAGGGATGATGTTAGCAGGTCGTGATATTTGTAATACCGATGTACGCAATGCTGATTTAAGTGGTGCGAACTTAATCAAAACAAACTTCAATAATTGTGATCTCACAGGTGCGAACTTTGGCGGAGCTATTTTGGTGAAGGCAAATCTGCGCGGTACAGATCTCAGTCGGGTTAAGATGTTTTATGGCAAACTAGAAACGGCAACACCCCGTGATCGCCTCCATGCACCAAATTTCGAGACAGGAGAATATACAGGCGCGGTCGTAGAAGATGCCGACTTTAGCAAGGCGATTGATCTTTCCGAAGAAACTCGCCAGTATCTATGTGCTTGGTGTGGCAAAAAATCTCGTAAAACTATCCCTGGAGGATGTGAAGATGTACCAAATCGACTGGGACGTTAA
- a CDS encoding zinc-dependent peptidase produces MTSAQFFAIIFSVVVSVIAIAILIYPLWVKWQRDRLMAKPVPRHWLNIIESNLAIYHSLEIHQQKQLQGYVQVFLKEKQFIGCMGLQVTEEMRVTIAAIACLLLFGDRKTYFPNLRSILIYPHAYIVNEIVMRDHYIVEERLVARLGESWTQDQIILSWEQIQQDLRNWQDGHNVILHEFAHQHDQEYGRAEGVPILPRTLDYALWAKVMTTDYLQLCDQVERQHKTIIDSYGATNPAEFFAVVTETFFEKPKQLYQHHSSLYELLQRYYQLDPRQW; encoded by the coding sequence ATGACTTCTGCCCAGTTTTTTGCAATTATTTTTTCTGTGGTTGTCAGTGTGATCGCTATAGCGATCCTCATTTATCCATTATGGGTAAAATGGCAACGCGATCGCCTTATGGCAAAGCCTGTGCCTAGACATTGGTTAAATATTATTGAGAGCAATTTGGCTATTTATCACAGTCTGGAGATTCACCAGCAAAAGCAACTCCAAGGTTATGTTCAGGTGTTTCTCAAGGAAAAGCAATTCATCGGCTGTATGGGTTTGCAAGTCACTGAGGAGATGCGCGTTACTATTGCGGCGATCGCCTGTTTGTTACTATTTGGCGATCGCAAAACCTATTTCCCTAATCTGCGTTCTATTCTGATTTATCCCCATGCCTATATTGTCAATGAGATAGTCATGAGAGATCACTATATTGTCGAAGAAAGACTTGTCGCGAGGTTGGGAGAGTCATGGACGCAGGATCAAATCATTCTCTCATGGGAACAGATTCAACAGGATTTACGTAATTGGCAAGATGGGCATAACGTCATCCTGCACGAATTTGCTCATCAACACGATCAAGAGTATGGACGTGCGGAAGGCGTGCCGATTTTGCCAAGGACACTAGATTATGCATTGTGGGCAAAGGTGATGACTACAGATTATCTGCAACTATGCGATCAAGTGGAACGTCAGCACAAGACAATAATTGATAGTTACGGCGCAACCAATCCTGCGGAGTTTTTCGCGGTCGTCACCGAAACCTTCTTTGAGAAGCCGAAACAGCTATATCAACATCATTCTTCTCTTTACGAACTCCTCCAAAGATACTATCAACTTGATCCTCGACAATGGTAA